The genomic interval ACCTCATTCTGACTGAGTTCGAATCCACTCGCTCGGCCGGATGAGCGAGGAGCCCGGATTGAAGGTTTGAAAGGTGAAGATTTGGCTTTCGAGCCGATCACACGCGAATCGAGAGCTGGAAGCTCTCGCTACTCTGGGCTCTCCCCGAACTCGCATTATACCGAATTTAGGAAGTTTTGATAGTTATGGCGGGATGGGAAATGAGTCTGAGCAAGGCGGCCCAATTGGAGGCGGGTCTGCGACCCGTGCCAATTGGGCTAACGCTGCTCGGGCTCATTTCCCGCCCGTCCCAGGGGGATGCGTCCAGAATCGAAGGTCGCGGCGTTGCAGGGATCGGAGCGTATCTCGATACTAATCAGATCCCTGCGCCTTGCGCTGCTTCGATTCTGCGCTGCACCATAACGGTCAAACCTTACTAAATTCGGTATTACTTGAGTCGTGCGATTCCCACGATAGGGCCCAAATTCCCACCGGCCTACCGACTCACCGACCCACCGACTCACCGACCCACCGACTCACCGCATTCGCGGAAATCCCTGGCCTTGGGATTTGCAGGGAAGGTGGAATGCCGTTTGGCTCTCTTTCCGTGGCGAGAAAATCAAATGGAAAACTTTGGGCGGAATTCGTCCGCAGCGGAGGAACGGCGAAAAACCGGGCCTCCACTCCGGAACGGGTCGACCGACGTCCGATGGACGGCATCATTCTCGGAGTCGATCCCAGTCTACGCGGGACGGGGATCGCTGTGATCGAAACCAAGGGACGCCAGGCGACCCTGCTTCACTCCGAGGTTTTTCGATTTCCGCCGTCTTACAAAACGGAGGGATGCATTGGCGAGATATCCCGGCGCCTCGATAAGATTCTTCAGGATTTCCCCATCAAAGTTGCTGCCGTCGAAGAGGCCATCTACGTCCAGAATTATCGGACCGCACTGGTTCTGGGAGCCGCCCGCGGATCGGCGATCGCTGCCATGGTCCTTCGCGGGGTTGAAATTAACGAATATCCCCCGCTCCGCATCAAACAAGCCGTGGTGGGCTACGGTCGAGCGAGTAAGGAGCAATTGCGCAGCACTCTTGTGCAGATGGTCGCTGGCGCGACCGAGAAAATCTCCCTCGACGAGTCCGATGCGACCGCGGTCGCCATGTGCCACTGGTTCACGACCAAACGGCCCCACATCACCTCCTGACAGTCACTCTCCTCCATTCTGCTCGCTCATGTCCTCCTCTCAGTATGACAGCCTCGTAATCGGTGGGGGATTCGGAGGACTCTCGGCCGCCTGTCGCATCGCTGCAGCCGGGAAATCGGTGCGCCTCCTCGAGAAAAATTCCCACCTCGGTGGGAAATGCGATTATTTTGAGCGGGACGGGTTTCGTTTCGATCTGGGTCCCTCGGTCCTGACCCTCCCCTTCGTCCTCGATGATTTATTTCAATCTGTCGGTCGCGACCGCCGGGACTATCTAGAGATCGAACCGGTGGAACCGGGCTGCAGTTATTTCTTTTCCGACGGATCCCGATTCGATGCCCCCGGGACAATGGACGACTTTGAATCAGCGATTGCCGAGAGCTTTCCCGATGAGATCGACGGATTTCGACGATTCAGAGCCTACATTACGCGCCTTTGGGAAGTCAGCGGACCCGCTTTCCTTTTCAACCCGCCGGGCCTCCCGGCTCTTCGTTCGATCCCTTGGGCGAAAGCCCTCCGAGCCCTCCCCGATTTCCTTCCCGGTCGAATGGAACCCCGGTTGCGGAAATATTTTCGAGATCCTCGCCTCATCCAATTGTTTTCCCGCTTTGCCACCTACAACGGCTCAGATCCACACCAAACCCCGGCCATCTTCAATGTGGTTGCCTACGCCGAGCTGGCCTTTGGCTCTTGGCGATGCCGCGGCGGCATGTACGCCTTGGTCCAGGCGCTCGAAAAACTCGCCGGTGAACTCGGAGTGGGAATCGAAACCAACGCCGAGGTCGACCGAGTTTCTTTCGATTCTCAAGGACGGGTAACAGGAGTCTCACTGTCCGACGGAGAGATGCTCCAGTCCCCCTCCGTCATTTGCAATCAGGACACCCTCCAAAGCCGGACAGGCCCCCTCTTGGCCGATCACCCCGCCCACTCCCAACAGGCCCGGCGCACCGCGCGCAAGGAGGCTTCCAGCAGTGGATTTGTCATCTTGATGGCCCTGCAAAACCGTCACCCCGATCTAGCCTGTCACAACGTGTTTTTCCCGGGAGACTACCGCGAGGAATTTCATGCCCTGTTCACCGAGCCCCGACCTCTTCCCGATCCGACTCTCTACCTTTCGCGCCCCTCGGCCACCGAGCCCCATCTCGCCCCGGAGGGCAAGGAGGGATGGTTCGTCCTCGTCAACGCCCCGAGCCTACAGAAGTTTCAAAATTGGGAAAACGACGCCTACGCCAGTCGAGTCATCGAACAGCTCCTCCAGCGCTATCCGATCGACCCTGAGGAAATCGAATGGTCGCACTACCACGGCCCGACCTTTTATCAGGAATCCTACCGCGCCTGGAATGGATCTCTCTACGGGATGAGTTCCAATACTCAGCGACAAGCCTTCCTTCGCTCCCCGAATCGTGACCGCCGTTGCCCGGGTTTGTTTTATGCGGGAGGATCTGCCCATCCCGGAGGAGGAATTCCCCTCGCCCTCTTAAGTGGCAACTTCGCAGCGGACGCCTGCCTCTCATTTCTCGACCCATGAAGTGGCTGTCGGTTCTCCTCCTCAGCTCCTTTTTCTCCATCACCATCCTCGCAGCGGGTTCATCGGTAACCCCACCTGAGAGCGACTCCACAAGTCGCCCTCCGAAGCACATTCCCAGCAATGCACCCGATCAGGGGAACCTCCCGGAAGAAGAGGATCATGGACTCCTTCGGGGAGACCAATACGACTATCTCGACCATGCCAAAAACTCCGTCTACCTGACATTCGCCGAGAACCTCCAGATCCTCGACAGTTTTCTGTCGGACGGAACCCTCATTGAAGACGAGACCTTCCACAACCGAATCCGGCTGATGCCCTACCTCGTCTACCAAGAGAGCGACTCATCTGACTACCAATTCAAACTGGATTACTACGCCTCCATTCGCCTGCGACGCCTGGAGAAACGATTGAGCCTGATCATCGACACCGGTGACCTCGCACCTCTCCCCAATACCCAGCCCAACGAAGAGGACAACGACCCGCAAATCGGCCTGCAGAAAAGGATCCTCAAAGGCACGTCAGTCAAAGTCGGGGGAAAGGTCCGCTGGCCCCCTGTCGGGTACGTAATCGGCACCTGGTCCCAAGGTTTCCAGCCGATAGACTGGCAGATGATCCCCAAATACAGTGTCTTTTACCAGACAGATGAGGACGGATTTGGCACTGGAGGCAACTTTCTGCTCGGCCGCTGGTGGGACCCGATCATGCTCAAAAGTGACACTGGATTTCGTATTACGGAAGCCACGACTGGTATCGAATGGGCATCCTCCGTCACCTTGGCACATGTCTGGCGATTGATCGAACCCACAGATCGCCGCCCACTCGTCTCTGCCCGGTCCTACAATGAGGGTATCGACCTGATCTATCGTATCTCCGGCCACATCAGCGGACATAAGACGATTGATGAGCATCGCGTCATCGCCAACTATCGCCACCCCCTTCGGAAAAATTGGCTCTTTTTCTTTGTGAGTCCCGAATTATTCTGGCAACGCGAGAACAATTGGGCACCCGAGTTCCGCCTCCGGGTCGGAATTGATGCACTCTTCTGGGGCGTCACTCGGTAACGGAGAGCAAAACCTCTCGTCCCGAAGCTCGCGCCTCACGCGGGATTCACCGTCTCCGAGCAGCTCTCCCGCAAGCTCTATGCGATCCGGTAGAACCTCCTAAACCAGAAGTGGAACCTCTCCAGTGGGTTCCTCAACGATGGGTTTGTCTGCGGTGGGATTCAGCG from Puniceicoccus vermicola carries:
- a CDS encoding crossover junction endodeoxyribonuclease RuvC, which translates into the protein MARKSNGKLWAEFVRSGGTAKNRASTPERVDRRPMDGIILGVDPSLRGTGIAVIETKGRQATLLHSEVFRFPPSYKTEGCIGEISRRLDKILQDFPIKVAAVEEAIYVQNYRTALVLGAARGSAIAAMVLRGVEINEYPPLRIKQAVVGYGRASKEQLRSTLVQMVAGATEKISLDESDATAVAMCHWFTTKRPHITS
- a CDS encoding phytoene desaturase family protein, with the translated sequence MSSSQYDSLVIGGGFGGLSAACRIAAAGKSVRLLEKNSHLGGKCDYFERDGFRFDLGPSVLTLPFVLDDLFQSVGRDRRDYLEIEPVEPGCSYFFSDGSRFDAPGTMDDFESAIAESFPDEIDGFRRFRAYITRLWEVSGPAFLFNPPGLPALRSIPWAKALRALPDFLPGRMEPRLRKYFRDPRLIQLFSRFATYNGSDPHQTPAIFNVVAYAELAFGSWRCRGGMYALVQALEKLAGELGVGIETNAEVDRVSFDSQGRVTGVSLSDGEMLQSPSVICNQDTLQSRTGPLLADHPAHSQQARRTARKEASSSGFVILMALQNRHPDLACHNVFFPGDYREEFHALFTEPRPLPDPTLYLSRPSATEPHLAPEGKEGWFVLVNAPSLQKFQNWENDAYASRVIEQLLQRYPIDPEEIEWSHYHGPTFYQESYRAWNGSLYGMSSNTQRQAFLRSPNRDRRCPGLFYAGGSAHPGGGIPLALLSGNFAADACLSFLDP